The DNA segment AACATCGGTTTCTTGTACCTGATTTTCAATGTGCCGATCCTGGCCTTCGGCTGGCTGCTCATCGGCAGGCGGTTCGTGCTGTTAAGCATCCTCTGTGTCATATGCACAACCTTTTTTATGCAATGGATTCCCACTTACCAAATCATCAACGATCCGATTCTCGCGTCCGTTTTCGGCGGCGTGATTGTCGGCGTCGGCACCGGCATCGCGTTGCGCGGCGGCGGTTCGACAGGCGGCTTCGACATCGTCGGTTCAATCGTGACGCGAAAAAGCGACTTCCCGCTCGGCATGGTGCTGTTCGGGCTAAACGCATTGGTTATTCTTGCCCTTGGATATCCCGACAATTGGGACGCCGCGTTATATTCCATGATTTCCATCTACGCATCGGGCAAAGTCGTCGATACCATTCATGTGCGCCATGTAAAAATCACCTGCTTCATCATCACCAATCGCACGCAAGAATTGCTGGAAGTCCTGTTGAAACT comes from the Bacilli bacterium genome and includes:
- a CDS encoding YitT family protein, translating into NIGFLYLIFNVPILAFGWLLIGRRFVLLSILCVICTTFFMQWIPTYQIINDPILASVFGGVIVGVGTGIALRGGGSTGGFDIVGSIVTRKSDFPLGMVLFGLNALVILALGYPDNWDAALYSMISIYASGKVVDTIHVRHVKITCFIITNRTQELLEVLLKLPHGVTIVKTEGAFTHAERDMLMTVTTRYELANLRKLIREVDPKAWVNMVETVGVMGDFRRP